In Chelmon rostratus isolate fCheRos1 chromosome 21, fCheRos1.pri, whole genome shotgun sequence, the genomic window ctgcagaggcCCCAGTGGTGCTTTGGGAGCAGTCTGGCGGGGTGGATAAGGCCGCAGTGATGTCGCCATGAtgggcagaggaggaagcagattCCCTAGATGTAGATGTAGAATGGGTCTTAGTAGCCATAGCTGAAGGTggagagctgacagcagaggatGCTGTAGGCTGAGGCGGGGGGTCAGACACAGTTTTAGCCCTTGTGTCAAGAGTGGAGAGGTGCTGGCTTTCATTGACAGCAGGATGGACACTCTGAGAAGAACTGGCATGGGATGAGGCAGAATTACGTGCCTctttgctggaaaaacaaacaaaatacataaacagaaatatgactTTACATCACCTTTTTGGGGTGCAATGCAAtgcacagtgtaaaaatgtgaaaaaaaccccaacacaAATGCAAcgaaataaatgtatttctttaaactCACTGCTGAAAGAGGATTTCTTTAACTGCCCAACATGTGGTTGACAGAGTGATAACATTCCAGCTCTGAGTTACAGTGCTAATCTTACCTTGTTTGACTATGGTCACTGTCTAGTCCATTAGCAGCAACAGTTGCCACAGATGATGAACAGCCATGATTACTGCCAGAGAtctgaagaacaaaaacaagacatattTACTAACTAACACACAAAACTTCTCTTCATTAACTTGTCATTACATTGTCAAGAGATGGCAAAAACATGAAGCATATCATTTACTTTATCAGTGGTGTTGTGTCCATTCACTTTGTGGTGTCCATGATGGTGTCCATTTTGACTGGATTTCAAAACGCCATAGGTCGATCCGTTTAATCCGTTACCATTGTGGTGCACTCCTGACTCTCCGTTGGTGGCCTGAGGAGATTTATCAAAGACTTCTCCTGTTCTGTTGCTTCCATTAAGGTGAGACTTGACAAAACAGCCATTATCCAGAGTGCCACAGTTCTCTTGGTCTGATTCCTCTGAGGACTCTTGGCTGTATGGCACCAAGAATGATGCTCCATTTCCTCCAGTGTGGCGATCCCCGTTACTGCAAGACGTGCCATTAACGTGGTTAAGCTGACGTGGAACAAAGCGAATGTCTGAGTGGACGTCTGAGGTAGACTGTGAGGAGGataaagagctggaggaggagctgctaGCAGAGGACGGCTGGCTGTAGGAGGATGAGGACGAGGACGGGCGGCTCTGTTTGCCTTGTCCAATGAAGAATGAAAGCTTCTGGCGTTTGTCGTGGTCTGGGATCATTGTGGGCCGGCTGATTGAGTGGGAGATGGAAGAAGAGGCCAGTCCATGGCTAGGTTTTCCCacaacactgctgctggtgctgggctTGGAGTTGGTGGGATAGTCCCTCAGAGAACCATTCCCATTAATGTGTAGAGCGCTCTGAGGAGAATACAAAAAGTAGGAGTGAGTGTCTAAGTCAAACACTGGCTATATATCTTAAATCAATGACATTCAAATATAGAAGTGATATATAAGTAAGTTAGTCTGCAGTACCTTGGTCATGTGTGGTGGCAGCTGGGGACCTATAAAGCCAATGTTGTTGTGGTGGACAGTGGTGTTGATGCGTGGTATCACAACCGGTCGTGGAGACGACTGACCAGGGATGCCTGGATTATGGCTCATGTGGCTGTAGTCCCCTGTTTTCTTCACATCACTGGACCTAGTGACACAAAAGAAAGGGGCCTTAGTGATGGAAACATCTGAAATGACCAACGCTATTTGAGGAAGACAGTTCATATTAAAGAGCACAAGAGGGCAATTCCATAGTATATCCTCATTTCTGTTACAGTATGTTATACACGTTAATTCTGAATTCAATCTCACTTATTACCTAACTAATAACTTAAATGGTTTACTCACTTGATGTAGAAAAGGACATAGGCCTGCTGGTTGAGAACAGACCGGAtgtcactgacagacacagaggagtcatTCATCTGATACCACTGCCCATTGCTTGCCTGGGAGACACAACAGAACACGTGGCAGGTTGTTACATATTTGCTTAACAGAAAAAAGTTACTTTTCTCAGTTTCTGAATTGGATTTAAAGCGTTAACTCGCATGCACTCCAGTGAAGACctttggaaacatttttgtttgtattttcagagTTAAGACCTCAGTCTATTCAGAGAGAGGGTTGTGGTAGGAACTGCATTCAACTGTTATTGTGAGTTGTTCACAGGGTGTCTGAGAGACAAATTTGTGTACTTGGCAAAAGCAGCCTCCTGACAGATTAGAACAGTGGTCTGTAGCATTGCCAGTACCTTAATATAGCAGAAGTAGTGTCCAGCATGACAGCTGAATCCAGAGTGGACCAACACAGCATACAGTCCGTAGACCTGGGGCTCCCCTTGGGACTGAGACATGAAGGGCCGGAAGTCCAAGTACTCTGGATACTTCACATCCTGATGACCAAAAAACAGTTGATTAATATCAAATTGCAGTCAAATATTTACttaataaaaacactaaataatGGGTGCTGTCCTATGGCTATATCAAGGATATTAGATCTCAAGTCTTGGTACCTTCGTTATTTTGCCTCCACTGAAGTTTGCAAAGCGtttgagtgagagagtgagcaCATTGGCGCTGCGGTGGATGGTAAATCTCTTTGAGGCTGTGACCATTTTTTTGCACCTAACAGAAACAAATGTTCTGTTGGTTAGCtggcaaacagacaaataactaaactaaacaaataCTGGCCATTGTTGATGAGTTGCTTTTGTCCATAAAACAATTTACTTAGTGCATTTGTAGGCATTTTCTCCATCCAGCTGTTCCGGCTTGACAAACTGCTCCAGAGCCTTGGAGACACTGGGAGCTGTCTGTGTCGAGAggcaaagggggggggggggggggagaataaataaataaataaaatgaataaattctcCACACATCAGCAGtaaaacagtgacatcagaACCACTAGACAATGAATAGTAAATAATTACCTTAATTTCCAGAGTAATATCCAGAAATGGGTCAAACGTATCTGAGACTGCTttgcagtttaaacatttaactgaaaaagaaaatccagttTATTCATTAgttgtaaaacaaaaaacaacaacttaacttcaaataaaacaaataaatcaagaaaacaaatcaacactAATAGCTTACCCCTGGACCTTAGATACCCGCCAAATACTTGATGGATGAAAGTGGTTGCCTGCGTTTGCCTGTCCAATCTGTCACAAAGATAAATACGAGGATGTGAAACAACCAACAAGGGTAATGACATAATCGACTGGTTACCTTATTAattcaacacacagacaaatatttTATGGCCATATTGGTACAGAGAATCACTTTACATTATTTTGCACTGAAAAGTCACAGCATATTACAGGTCAAAGAGCAAGCGTGAGAAAGGCAGGAATTAGAGCAAGAGTAATTAGTTAAGAAGCCACCTGTTACTACAGAGTACTGTAAGAATCTACTTTACACTTGAGGTTCCAAAAATTCCTTTTTAAAAGTCCCCTGGGAACAACAATGGACTGCCCATCTTATGTATTTAAAATGCATCTAGGTTTTGTATGTATACATATCTGGCAATGACTCTACAGTGATTTCATATATTtcagctgaaaaacatgaatacTTAAATGTATCTGCACACAACTTTTATGCAAGATTTAGACTGGAGGGCCTTTGCTGAATGTTCAGTGGATCAACACAGTGCAGAATACATCGAGTAATACTTCCCTACTCAGTGGATGGAATACATTAGtaaaaaataaccaaatatttaacaaaaccaaaaacatgataaagttTTCTGGGTAAGTACCGTGATTGTGTGTTATCCTGAAATGTGTATGGTTTTTGAAAATGGATGACACTTACTTGGTGCCAGGTAAGCAGGACTTTTGCATAGCATCCACTGTGTACCGCAGGAACTCATGAGCATCCTCCTGGCTTCCATAGCGGAAGTGCTTTGCAATCCCTgcgaggaaaaaacaaaacaaaacacacaatacagtGAGATATATAAGAAGCTAACAAATAATATCAGACTTACACAAAGATGTAAAGGTAAAAATTATTCTAACAGCAGTCAACTAGCATGCACCAgaaaatttccctccaaaatgaaaaaggtAAACAGCCACACAGCGCCTCCTGTCATTCATTTCTggtaaacattttttaaaagggaTCAATTGTGTTTTAACTGTACAAAAACTTACTTTTGAGCTCATTGAGTACGCCAATGGGCTTAATGACATTCCCAGAGTTGGCAAAAACCTGAATGATGTGGTTTTGCATGGTACACATCATACAGAACCCCGGCTCGTGacctgcagcaggaacagaTGGGCAAAAGACTGATGAGTAAGACATGAATGAGGGAAGAAAGCAGCTCATAGATACTGACGAAGTGACCAAGATTGATGTGATAATTATTGCACGACTGTACTACTGCACAAGAACTTTATTGGTGCAAATAAACACCATGAAACATAAACTTACATGTTTTGGAGTGCTCTCGTGTCAGCATGTAGTTGGCAAACGGAGGGGTGTAGGTGAGACACTGCAGGGCTGAGTTGAGGAAACAGGTGTTCCCCATATTCTGTAGGCCTGCACCAATGCGGTGAACCTGGGTCCA contains:
- the usp42 gene encoding ubiquitin carboxyl-terminal hydrolase 42; this encodes MTIVDRSSEKSDHESVGCKRSPFTSGDLGMDGSCSSSWAVGPTMPSDSPRLKAPGGCLGPTPGAVVYNSTPSSVDRPKEQVISSDDGIDLPQKVLFPPERLNLKWTQVHRIGAGLQNMGNTCFLNSALQCLTYTPPFANYMLTREHSKTCHEPGFCMMCTMQNHIIQVFANSGNVIKPIGVLNELKRIAKHFRYGSQEDAHEFLRYTVDAMQKSCLPGTKLDRQTQATTFIHQVFGGYLRSRVKCLNCKAVSDTFDPFLDITLEIKTAPSVSKALEQFVKPEQLDGENAYKCTKCKKMVTASKRFTIHRSANVLTLSLKRFANFSGGKITKDVKYPEYLDFRPFMSQSQGEPQVYGLYAVLVHSGFSCHAGHYFCYIKASNGQWYQMNDSSVSVSDIRSVLNQQAYVLFYIKSSDVKKTGDYSHMSHNPGIPGQSSPRPVVIPRINTTVHHNNIGFIGPQLPPHMTKSALHINGNGSLRDYPTNSKPSTSSSVVGKPSHGLASSSISHSISRPTMIPDHDKRQKLSFFIGQGKQSRPSSSSSSYSQPSSASSSSSSSLSSSQSTSDVHSDIRFVPRQLNHVNGTSCSNGDRHTGGNGASFLVPYSQESSEESDQENCGTLDNGCFVKSHLNGSNRTGEVFDKSPQATNGESGVHHNGNGLNGSTYGVLKSSQNGHHHGHHKVNGHNTTDKISGSNHGCSSSVATVAANGLDSDHSQTSKEARNSASSHASSSQSVHPAVNESQHLSTLDTRAKTVSDPPPQPTASSAVSSPPSAMATKTHSTSTSRESASSSAHHGDITAALSTPPDCSQSTTGASAAPQKVSRGGDEAMNQPQTSGLSVGSEESTDAKEQHQTKPSSRNNEGKSSRDRERDRLYSDCSRDRERHYRDRSQERESDSGRHRYRRDYREHRYHRSYRDRLPPHDRSYRDWESERRWERTLHHPRERDRDRCSNHYHHYHHYRSRDNWDRERRAQEHPYREESHSRWRWPEESRESRAMKDKTNGKERDYYSSKEEISSPATVPENSTKSKGSPPRARLSMSESASNREDQNHKRSGDPLSKEREESSDAHRSKKHKKSKKKKKSKDKDRHRDSGSSDGDSDRATETKKKKKKKRRQRDSETEQHSPGAARSHKNRSSEERESRKRRYHDSKGTKYDSDFSPEKRQRTGYADGSSDYPLPSNHTSTTNSSTHRHLNGYPGNGYSQTNGDSHGFSSGLKH